atttttttaactcCCAAATATCGATCCAGTATTGGTCATGCTATacatatcacaatatatattgaTACCACctatataaaattacatatattgtGATAGAAGATTTTATATAGCACAACTTAAACCAGACAAGAGGAACCAATCAGCGAAATCAACTGAGCCATAGATCATGTACCAATCcaaaaaatattgtataattttttatatgtatattcatatattaatattatataattatgtaataatacAGTAAAGCAAGCTGGAGCATCACTACTTCTTAATTTGTTTATAAATATTTTCACAGTTCTTCATGAAGTTATATGACAAGCATGTGGAATGTATTGAGCACCTTTTAATAGGCTTAAATGTAACATACACATGTCAGTGATAAGTAATGATTCACACATCATGAGACATGAGTCTGAATGTGGGTGTTGACTTCTCTGATAACCAGTGAATCAGTGCTCAGTCCACATTTTCAAGTCACACTTGGTGCTCTGTCAGCAGTTTGTCCCGCTCACACTGAGCTTTCCCTGCAGAATTAACTCAACCAGTTAGTTAACACACAACTGTGACACCTCACACCAAATTAACTTTGACAGACAAGAATCCAGATTTTTCACACTGCTTTGCTACAACTACTGCAGAATAGATCTACTAATGTCGCAGTAGGACGTTGCATATACATACCCTAACTCTAATAGTTGATAGTTCTGATCATTTATGAGTTGGACGAGAAACAATTAGTTGTATAATTGATTTGTATATTGATAgcttagtcatttttcaagcaaaaaaaatcCTCAGTTATAGCTTCTCATTTGTGGGTTTTTGCTGCTTctatctgttttatatcattgtaaactgaatatctttgtgcTGTGGACTGtttatcagacaaaacaagacatatgaagatgtcaccttgaaCTCTGGGGAAACTGGAACTGCCTGACGtttcatagactaaatgattaattgagacAATAGTTggcagattaatctataatgacaataatcgttagttgcagccataattTGAATGGTGCACTGAGCCAGGGAATGTGAGGTGTGTTCAAGTTTAGGGAGGAAGCCGTTTTTTGTGGAGTGTGTCGCCGTGGAGTGTGAATGAGcaaaagtgtcaccaattaTTAAAACAAACGTCTACATGTTATCAGTCATGATACTGGATGAGCCCATGTTGACCTGCATTCAACAGCAGTTAATTGTCATCAGCTGTATTATGGAAATTTCTTTTGGAAAGGAACATTGTAAATAATGACGAAATCATCAggtagttgttgttgtgtgtatgtgtaaatgtggaTGGAATTACCTGCACACGTCAGTGGAGACATCTCCCTGACCTGCTTTTCCCATACCTCCCGTAAAAGGACACACACGTGCTTTCTCGCCTCAAACTTCTGATGTAATTTCTAGCTCACACAACGCTCCTTGGCTGTCAGCCCAGTTTATTTATGAGAAATATATTAACAAGTTAGTGGGACATTATCCCGCAGGCAGCAATGTGGTTGCACAATAAGAATCTGctgttaaatagttttttttctgtatgaaaACATTGTTGTTCAGATCAGTTTATCACTGGACTGGAAAAGGAGCGCCGTTCCACCGTTGACTTACTTGACTATATTTACAATGTGTTGGAATGGGGAACAGAATCCATGTAGCTGCATGACAGTAATTTGTGAGGCGGAAAGTCCTCTGCTTAACTTTACCTGACGTGATATCAAAGGAGGTGATACAGATCAGCTGACGTGTGagtgcacacagaaacattGTCACCCTATGGGCTACACGGTCACTCGAAAATGTGATTGCAATATGAAATACTTCAACTAACTAATGacttcttatttattttttttattattttttgtaatgtaattatGACTGCAActtacaattattttcattattgaataaGCTGActgttattttctcagttaataattttgtctataaaatgtcagaaaatagtgaaaggtGCCCGCTACattttcccaaagcccaagataatgtattcaaattgcttgatTTGTCTGACTAAGtctaaaacctaaagatattgaGTTTCtaatatgacaaagaaaagcagcaaatcatcacatttaagaagcattaaccagcaaatgttttttttttttaatttttgcatgaaaaatgacaattaatcaattatcaaataGTTgtagattcattttctgtaaatcaGCTAATCATTGCCTGTCATTCATATCACAATTGCAATATTTAGCAAAATAACTGCAACATTATTCATCAACATAATGCAGTTCTCGTTTTCCTTCCTCTGCAACAcacagttcaattaaattttatttatatagtgccaaatcATAatcagaagttatctcaggggcacttttcatatagagcaggtctagaccctactctttataatattattaaagagacccaacaattccccaccatgaacaagcacttggtgacagtggcaaggaaaagctGCCTTTTAACAGGCACAAATGTCAAGCAGACAACTTATGCACTCTATTGTAATGTGTCGAACTAATTGAAGGTGTGATGAGGGTGTGCTTGCTTGGGTATTGTTCAAacctctttttttgtctgtctgtaacaCCCAAGTATCAAACTGTCAATTTCCAAAAGTTGGCATCAAATGCCTGCtcagatttgtaatcttgtttacttattctttgatcagatagttactgatttgaataaaaaatatatcagttttagactgttgtaagggcttcatttgttttcatgacAGTTTAAgcttttgattgttttttgattaatcgtttggtcaataaaatgtcatagAATGGTGAAAAATCCCCATCACAGCACAATGTGACATCTTAAAATAGTTTAGCACAAAAGGTATTCAATATTTATGTCATTTGCAGCactataaaacaaagaaaagcagcaaatcctcacatttcaaaaactggaaccaacaaatgtttcctgtttctccTTGACCAAAGACCTGAATGAGtaatatcaaaattgttggcaaCTAATAGAACAACTGACTAATTTGCTAAGCACTAGACTGTATTTTGATAGGCATTTGACACTTTTGCTTACTAAGAAAAACTTTCAtcaaagtaaggtatcaaaGTATCATTTTGGTACAGAAACTCAGGTATTGTATGACCAGTGATACCCAGCCCTGGTGAGGAGTGGTAGAAATGGTGTGGAAGGCAGGACAGAGCACTGGAGGAAGTGTGGAAGTGTGTTGCAGGATACCTCCACTCATCTCCTTTGGTAAGGTTACACCTCTGGCTATCTCTTTATATCCTGCATCTGTCTGAGGCAGGCTCCAAATATTTTGACTCAAATGACTAAAAGTGTTGTCTAACAGATCAGCCTGTCAAAGCTGCCTTGCTCTCAGCGGAAGTCTGCTGGCCCATCTGGCGGGTAAAGTAAACTGAGATATGATGTATGATTAGTGATCTTGGTGAAATTCTGCGTGAGAAGACATAGAGAAAAGAACATACACCTATACGCGAGCACAGATGTGGTGTGTAGGCGACAAAAGCACAGGATGTGTGCTCCGGGGGCAGGAAGAGAAGCAGGAGCTCAaataagtgtgtatatgtgtaacaGGAGAGTCCCTGCTGTAGGTCTTTAACTGCTACTAATACAACACTGATAGGAACCTTTTGAGTTACTTTACAGCCTACATCGTacaaaaggtttcagtcgcagtcatctggacacttttcAGAATTACAGCCTACACACTCATAAAGTTTCTGACTGCCTATTAATTGGGTCAAGACAAAATTGCACCAggtctttttttagttttatcatTCCTAAAATAAAACGATGAAGCAGTCTTGTGTAAAAGCCTATGCAGTGCTTTTTTTTGATCAGTCCAGTGTAGGGAAACtaaaagatatacagtatattgctttATATAGGATAAATAGACAGGGTTGTTAAGTGGCGTATAACTTTTATATTCCCTGTCTTATGCCCTTTGTACTGTAGATTGTTAAACCCATTACAAGCATTCTTGAAGTCACACAGTTACCCAAATACAATATGGCTGCAATGAGTTTAAAATCTCTATTGTACACACCCGGCTAGTCCCGTCACAAACTGGTTTGTGCAACTGactcagtcttttttttttttttttagatcagtaattgttggttttggtagATTTCAATTATGAAAGGCAAACTGAGGTTAATTTGGGGTCAGTaacttcatcttcttcttcatttGAAATCCATATATAACAATATCtgtctactgtatgtcttcACTTAAGTGTAACTGTGGTTTAGGTCGTTACCTCGGTTTCACTGTTTTATGTGGTCGGGGGGCTTTAAATACCGATACAATGCTGTGTGTTGGTCTGTATGCTGGAAGGTTAGCATTAGAATTgaggcaataaaaaaaatctgatttatgaaattaaattctgaataaattaaattataatacACTTTTGCTTGAAGCTAactcaatattattatttatggtCTTTGAGTGGTTTTGTGAAGACATGATCATATTgtgttatctttttttttaaatgctgtcttccaaataaatatttcaaagcAAATTGTAACTAAAAATTAACAAGTGAGTTATTGAAGGTTTTgttatacacatatatagatTTTTATCTGATGTAAAGCATAATTGTTAAGTGTATTCAACATCATTGAGATTATTTTGCACAGCATTTTGTatattgtaacatttttaataacatgatttttatttcaaGCAGCCACCCAGCTCTACCGAGGACATCTTTATATGTGCAAGGAAATGGCGGTTCTGTGTTTTGTTAACTGttctatgtgtgtctgtctctgcagttgACATTCGAGAGATCAAGGAAATCCGTCCCGGACAGAAGTCACGGGACTTTGACCGCTATGTGGAGGACTCAGCAGCGCGGCTGGACCAGGCTCACTGCTTTGTCATCCTGTACGGCACAGAGTTTCGCCTTAAATCACTCAGCCTGGCAGGTACGCACAGACACCAACAGAGGCTTACATACCTTCAGATccattagtattagtattaccATCCTATTTTTAACATGAATACGTTTGCTAATATGGTCATGAACTACAAATCCATCACTTCACCCTTGATACAACTGATGTTTTGTTTCCAACCCTCTTTTGCAGTTAATTTATTGTTGCTTTTTGTATAGATGGGACTTTCTGAGTTAATATATCTTGCCTTACCGTACCAAAACAAAAGCTGGTATTGGTTGAATGTTCAAAAGTTGACAAAGGAGCTTTAATGCCActatcaagtcaagtcaattttatttttatagccaCAAATCACAActttgcctcaaagggctttacgaTCTGCACAGCATACAACACTAGTACTGCAAGGTTTAGCTGAGTAATACATTggactattttgataatcgattaatcatctgtcatttttcatgcaaaaaagccaaaattctctggttccagcttctcaaatgtgacaatttttttttttgtcatatattaGTGAATATCAGTGAATTGAATATCTTAAGGTTTTAGACcgttagtcagacaaaacaagctaattGAAGACATAATCTTGGCTTTTTGCtattgtttaaattattaattgatttaatcgagaaaataatcagcagatttaTCGATAATGTAAATGATCGGTAGTTGCAGCCTTATAAAACACCACATGTCGTTAGACTCTTGATTCAAAGAAGGAAAACTTcccaaaataacattttcatgggaataaaaagaaaagaaaatctgaaaatagtTGTCAAAAGTTAGTCATGTGTTGATTTCTTTCTCAGCAACGTCTGATGAAGAGATGACCATGTGGGTGAAGGGGTTAAACTGGCTTGTGGCCGACACACTGAAGTCCCCGACACCGCTCCAGATAGAGAGGTGAACAGTACACATGTAGCTACACGTCACATCCAAAGCTGAAGATAttataaggtgctgtggacagACAGCATAGGATAATGAGCAGAATCATTCTTaattctctcttcttcttttttttttttagatggtTACGTAAGCAGTTCTACGCCGTTGATCGCAATAGAGAAGACAGGTGAGTTCAGCTCAGTTAAGTTAAAAGATTTAAACTCCAGAGTTAATCAGATCACCCTCACAGGAAATAGGTGTAATTAGATTTAACTCAAGTGTTTGGTGACAGCAGTTGTGTGTCCTTTCCCCAGTGTATCATCTAGAGCAAGAAGACTAGCTACACCAGGCTGGTAGGTGTCAGTGAGAGAACTTTGTTGAGGTGTAGTGAAGGAACTAACCTCGCAGCCACACACCAACACCTCTTcctgcagcaggaaacagacTGCAGAGGATGGAGGAGATGCACAGAGATGTTTGTCTGTTACATCCCTGACGAAAAAGCCTTTGTTAGGGGTATTGTCCTCTCTGGCCAAAATTCCAGGCTGTGTAGTAAAAGTGAAGCAAAAAAACTCAGCAGAGCATGAGgggggtgtgtgtttgcaaggtTTCAGTATGTCTGtaaatttcaaaatgatttgTCTGCACCACAACTGGATCTACGTGTGCAAGTTGGTAGAAGTCTTTTATTTACGTTTATTGCGTTTATTGTACGTGCATatccatgtttgtgtttgatttctCAACAaaacgtgtgtatgtgtttaggATATCCTGTAAGGATCTGAAGAGCATGCTGAGCCAGGTCAACTACAGGGTGCCCAACATGCGGTTCCTCCGAGAGAAGCTTCCGGTAACCTCCTCCTGCTTATCACAGACCCCCTTCCCACTCCATTGCCCTGCCCACTTCCCTTTCAATATAATGTTGTTAGAGGCTAAAGATTTACGATTTTCCGTTAACAGCCCTTTTACTTTCCCTCTCATTTCTCTACTTGTTTTACAGGACTCAGAGATGAGGAATGGAGACGTGTCCTTCAGCCAGTTTGCCCAGCTCTATCGCAGCCTCATGTTTGATGCTCAGAAAAACGTAAGTGCAATCATTTTATGTGTGCACAGATAGTTCTGTCCCAGCACTTTCATCCCCCAGCGCCCCATCTGATGCCCTGCCAAGGCACCCTTCCTCCCCCATTTGTCTGTTCTCAAATGGCTGTGAGATCAATATGGACCAGTTAAAAACTCACCAAACCTCTCTGGTGGAGGCCattaggacacacacactcacacggaTGAGGAGGCAGGCAGCCTGGGGTCAGATTAAATGGATGACCTCAGTGCCCCCCACAACTAACCACCCAGCTCCCTACAGGATGTCTATGTCCATCTCCGGGACGAGTACTATACACACTGAAAGGACAGCACTTTCATTAATTAACTGAAATGTTCcccttttctccattttttcaGATGGAGATCCCGTTTCTACAGAGGTAGgtcaaaactaaacacacacatgcacagaaagtCTCTGCACAGATGTGTGCTTACTGAAGTGAACCATTACTTTTTCTGCCAGGTTCATTGACAGACCAGAACAGAGGATCTCCCTTGACGACTTCAAGAGCTTCCTCCTGGAGTCTCAAAAGGTAATGTCTCCAGGCTGTTGGACATCTAGTTGATtgcagatttgtttcatttgcatGCTCCAAtacatctgtgtttgtatgtaaatCCAGGAAATGTGGGCCACAGACAACAGCAAGGTTCAGGAGTTTATGTTCAGCTACCTGAAAGACCCCCTGAGAGAAGTGGAGCAGCCTTATTTCCACCAAGACGaggtacacacactcaccacatCTCCCACTTTCttcttcccccttttttcttgATTCTCTTTATGCTCTCTTCTTGGTCTTTGCTCACtaatagaaaaaatgtaaacatgtttttgcaAGTTATGTTGTCCAATGCCCCCCTGTGTTGTTGGTGTGGGTGGGAGATGCTCATAAATTGACATGGATAGCCATGATGTCAGCCTAAAGCTCATCCTCCCACACAGGTAGAAAAGGTTATTTACTGTGGTACCAAGTTCTGCAGAAAGCGAAGGATGCTTTTTGTGGTCACCATAAAGCTATGTTTGACTaaagagaagaggaagctgGTGCGAGCTAGCCTGCAAGAGTTGGTACTGTCTTTCTGTGTTGTCCTGTTGTATTGTGTGAGATAGCACGTGTACAGGCCTTGGTCATACTAAGATTCTTACATCATAGGTggtttgaatttatttatttcttttcttaatcGGATGAAAGCCAACCTTGCCCCGTCAAACTCTGCAGATTATaacaaacaaatccaaattattaaattaatgcaTATTCTCTATGTGTGAAATATCAGTTCTCATTTATTACTTACTTCTGACACTTGTCAACATATGAACAAGTCCATGGTTTTCCAAGTGTTACACACTCAGGTGGTGTTGAGCACATACATGTGTtctaatacaaatatatttacaagCTGCACTGCAATATCTGCTTATAGTTCAGGTGGATTcatgcattaaaatgtgtgaTTCAAGTTTATTGTACTTGAGGTTTTGCCTCTTGGGTTTTGAGAGAACAGTTCTTAAACAAAGtcttgttattattgttattattactttttacaTCGTCGTATCTACTTTATATTGCTACGAATAGGTATAGCCTTCAGAGCAAAGTCTGAAGTCTGCACTCCAAGTGGACTCTCTGAAAGTTAGAGGAAAGTTTGTTTGAGGCTTTTGCAGACTTGATGAATTGTGGATTTGGAAAAGCCCTAGTCACTTGTGAACTTCCCCGAAACACATGAGTTAAGTCTGCAAGTGCGGGACAGTCCACACATTTGAATTCAGCCTCATTCtcactgctctcctctctcctatATAGCTCCTGACATACCTGTTCTCCAAAGAGAACAGCATCTGGGATTCCTCCCTGGACCAGGTGTGTCCTGAGAATATGAACAACCCCCTGTCCCACTACTGGATCTCCTCTTCGCACAACACGTAAGAATGGAGCCTATAGCTTTCAAGCATACATTTCATTATGTCAAGATTCTGTAAAGTTCAACCAGTTGTAATTAGGCCTTGGGAACACTGAAATCTGGCATCCTCTCTTGAAACTCTAACCAAAGAGGGCTTTTGAACTGGCTTACTGGCATACATCAGATAAGTGTATTATTTAACAATCATGTTCCAGAATGAGATCCAGGCGTTTATTTtgcaggaaaatgtatttttcctccCATTGAAAAGTGTGTGAAAGGCAAATGATAACCTTCTGTACTAAATATGAAACAATACTCATTGGAGCAGTGGAATGGAAACTTCCCATGTTGCTTTGATTAAGTTTGAATTGACCGACTGAATGAGTAAGAAGTGTTTACTCCAGTCAACAAAAGAGAGATAGCCCTTTTGATATAGCAGTATCAATGTGTTTGTGCTACCACcatagaaaatgtgtgtgtgtgtgtgatgcagtcCCTGACGTGTGACTTCTTTGAAAAACTGGTTAGATGTGAgggtatttttgtgtgtgtactttaaCGTGACATGCTTATTTTTAGCTACCTGACGGGAGACCAGTTTTCCAGTGAATCGTCCCTGGAGGCGTACGCTCGCTGTCTTAGGATGGGCTGCCGCTGTATTGAATGTGggtaaacacacatgcacacacactgcagttttaCCCACGTACAGTAAATCATCACTACTTGACTTTCAACCTCGTAATTAACTGTCTTACCCCCGCTTCCAATCCCTTACAGTTCTACTTTTAATGCAGCTGCCacacccttacacacacacacacacacacacacacacacacacacacacttgttgttAAACGACAGTGCTATATATGACCTTTACACCAAACTCCTGTCAACTAGGTTTCTATGAATAGGACTGGCTTATAGTGGTTAAAGTGTCACTTCGCGCCATCCAAAAGTAAATTAACATGACATAAACTTGTGCGTCTTCAAGATTAAAGGTGTTAAAACGGCTCCGTAACTATATAATACATCTGCATTTATATATACttactcttttttttatgtagCATAGTAGATAAAATGACattgcgtgcatgtgtgtgtgtttattttcagtgGACTGCTGGGATGGTCCAGATGGAATGCCAGTCATCTACCACGGACACACCCTCACAACAAAAATCAAGTTTTGTGATGTCTTGACCACCATCAAAGAGCATGCCTTCGTCACATCCGAGTGAGTCTCTATGAGTGCAACCCactctgtttctttttacagcCGTCGGTGGCGATGAGATGATAAAACAGAGATGACAaagatacaaaaacagaaatatcaaaggAAACAATGTGGGTAGGCTGCAGTGACATCACTCATCATTGTAGCGTgttagaaaataagaaaagaaagacagtacAGATAAAAAAGTTTTTCTGTGAAGCTGCAACTCTTAAGTTTGGATCTGTGGTCCTCCTACAGCTATCCCATCATCCTGTCCATCGAGGACCACTGTAGTATTGTGCAGCAGAGAAATATGGCCACTTACTTTAAAAAGGTGTTTGGAGAGATGCTACTGACCAAGGCGGTGGATATCGCGGCAGATGGCCTTCCCTCACCCACCCTGCTCAAGAGGAAGATCCTCATCAAGGTCAGGAGCCACCTGGAGTCATGAGAAATCATTTGAGCTTTTTGTGCCAATTTTATTCTGCAGGGAAAAGTATGAATGGATGCTTTGTGCAGTGTTCTGATGGTATAATGTTTCTGATTGTATGTCCCCTTTTTCCTCTTAccatctgtcctcctctcccttcaTCTGCTGCAGCATAAGAAGCTTGCAGAAGGCAGTGCCTATGAGGAGGTTTCCACCTCCACTCCCTACTCAGAGAATGATATCAGCAACTCCATCAAAAATGGCATCCTGTACCTGGAAGACCCCATTAATCATGTAAGCATGCTCATCATGTATAAATGGATTCTGGATGCTGCATCACGGTGAACGCTAAGCTTCAAATATGATGCGCTGAAGTAGCTTCTATACCAAGCCTGTTTTGTGCGTTGTCACTATTCTTAAGTGTTTGGTTCTTAGCTATAATAAAGCAAAGACCCATCATCTGACAGCTCGCCACTCTGTTTAACATTCATTTTAGAACTGTGTCCCACTTGTTTTTAGAACCAGGTCTTGACTTTATGAACTGCTTTTCTTGTTCCCTTAGATGATTAAAATCTTGCCTACTTGGGCCACTTTTCAGTGCGACACATGGATCctctaaatatttaatttaacctCCCTTCATCTCCCCCCTCCCCAGGAGTGGTACCCTCATTTCTTTGTCCTGACAAGCACTAAGATCTACTACTCAGAAGAGACCTCCAGTAACCAGGGTAACGATGATGAGGAGGAGCACAGAGAGGTTAGTTGGCCTGATCTCCTCTTGATATACATAGAGATTAGAATCACTAGTCCTGTATTTGAACTTGAACTTATTTTTAGGATCTGTGCAGCACCGGACATTGCACttaatttacatacagtatgagaaatacagtattttctatGGAAGTTGTTACAGTTTTTAATATTCATAGACCTGTACCAGGATCAGATCCAGAAGGAAAGGGTCtcttttttgtgtatgtgaaagTAGGTGGCCAATGAGGGAATCATTTTAAGCTGTTGCTACTAAATGCATGTTGTCACAAGCTTGTGAAATACTATGATGTCAGATGGCTTAACATCTCCCTCTCCTAATCTTCCAGGTGTCCAACGGTATGGACCAGCACGTGACAGAGAAATGGTTCCATGGGAAGCTGGGCGCAGGGCGGGACGGGCGGCAGATAGCCGAGAGGTTACTGTCTGAGTACTGCCTGGAGACTGGAGCTCCTGATGGCTCCTTCCTGGTCCGAGAGAGCGAGACCTTTGTGGGAGACTATACACTGTCTTTCTGGTATGGTGCACATGAATTTGACTATCTGCAAACTTTCtacacattttacacagacTTCAACAGCATTTGTTTGGCAGTAATGAACTATATAGAAAATATAGACAAGATTAATGATGGGAAATGGACATTGAATGAtgttaaatgcatttaattGTATGATAATATTGATTGGGAATATTGTTTAGAAATTTACAGTTAGTATTTAATCAGCATTTGCTGTTTGTAAGTAACAACAGAAGAGTATATCTCAGTATGTTGTTTTATCATGATAATGGGATTCATTGAATTGTTGCAATTATGGAGCCTTATCtattgcatactgtatgtgtcagtaGGCCTGACTCGGTTACTTACCTTCAGTCTGGTAATGCAAATGCTCTGCATAAGTTGAGTTACCTCAAAGCTATTtaatctgtgtgtatgtaatatACACACAATGTATGGAAACAATGCTCAGACACTCAGATGGTAGTATGTTcaaggttaacaagggggatggtgTTTTTTAGTAAGAAAGCTGGTAGTCATAATGACCtataaacaaactgaaaattgTTTTACTGTAGGTTGATCTCTCAcggtttttgttgttgttgttgttggtttttgttttttttgtttttcacatctCTGCACCAGGCGTTCAGGGCGGGTGCAGCACTGTCGTATCCACTCCCGTCAAGAGGCAGGCAGCCCAAAGTTCTACCTGACTGACAACCTGGTGTTTGACACGCTCTTTGCCCTGATCAACCActaccagcaggtggcgctgcGCTGCAACGAGTTTGAGATGAAGCTGACTGAGCCGGTGCCTCAGACCAATGCTCACGAGGGCAAAGAGTGAGTCTCAAGCAGCATTCACACAGATGGGAAAGAATTTAAAATTATGAAGCGCTGAGGACCTTCAgtgatgtatatttttttcaggggtacttaaaaaaacaatacttaaTCTGTAAACCCAACTctaaataacattttagaaCTACAGTTTACATTGTAGGCTGGTAGCTGACTCCCTCATCTAGAATAAACAAAAGGTGAAACAGTTGCGTCCCTGCAATTATATGCTCTCTATCTATGTTTAATGTTCCCAGGTGGTACCATGCCAACCTCTCCAGGAGTCATGCAGAGAACATGCTGATGAGGGTTCCTCGTGACGGGGCTTTCCTTGTGAGGAAGAGGGCAGAACCCAACTCGTTTGCCATTTCCTTCAGGTAACTTAGTACTATTGCCTGATTAAGTGACCTAACTTCCTTTTAATGTACAAGGATGActgaagagaaagacaaatgatTATAAATCCTACAAAATTCTACATTCACAGTTAAGTTTTTTTGCATAACTAAtattcaaatgaatgcaaagtCATTGATATTGTGTCTGTTATTTCATCACAGGGCAGAGGGAAAGATAAAGCACTGTCGCGTGCAGCAGGAGGGTCAGACTGTGGTGCTGGGCACCTCAGAGTTTGACAGCCTTGTAGATCTCATCAGCTACTATGAGAAGCATCCTCTGTACCGCAAAATGAAACTGCGCTATCCCATCAATGAGGACACACTGGAGAAGATAGGCACTGCTGTGAGTACCACTATACATTCAATGGCACACTTACTAAAGATTAATATGATGTTGTCTGGGTTAAGTAATATCtaatctgaaaaaaatgtgacaaagaaatGTCAAAGTCTGTAGTTTGCATTCTGCAGCCTAGTGAATACACAATCTGTTGTCCAATAGGAGCCAGACTACGGGTCACTGTACGAGGGCAGGAATCCAGGCTTTTATGTGGAGGCCAACCAAATGCCAACATTTAAGGTGAGTGTCCAGTATGAAGTTCATGTGTAGTTGAATTCTGCACCTTTTGGACTTTTAtacagtgaagacagtgaacatgcatgtcttttcttttcagtgcaCGGTGAGAGCCATGTATGA
This sequence is a window from Siniperca chuatsi isolate FFG_IHB_CAS linkage group LG10, ASM2008510v1, whole genome shotgun sequence. Protein-coding genes within it:
- the plcg1 gene encoding 1-phosphatidylinositol 4,5-bisphosphate phosphodiesterase gamma-1 isoform X1; translation: MAGTSGFFSNGPVPWMDNDTEMNNLYRDLELGTVLTLFYSKKSQRPERRTFQVKLETRTIIWTRGTDKIEGEIDIREIKEIRPGQKSRDFDRYVEDSAARLDQAHCFVILYGTEFRLKSLSLAATSDEEMTMWVKGLNWLVADTLKSPTPLQIERWLRKQFYAVDRNREDSVSSRARRLATPGWISCKDLKSMLSQVNYRVPNMRFLREKLPDSEMRNGDVSFSQFAQLYRSLMFDAQKNMEIPFLQRFIDRPEQRISLDDFKSFLLESQKEMWATDNSKVQEFMFSYLKDPLREVEQPYFHQDELLTYLFSKENSIWDSSLDQVCPENMNNPLSHYWISSSHNTYLTGDQFSSESSLEAYARCLRMGCRCIELDCWDGPDGMPVIYHGHTLTTKIKFCDVLTTIKEHAFVTSDYPIILSIEDHCSIVQQRNMATYFKKVFGEMLLTKAVDIAADGLPSPTLLKRKILIKHKKLAEGSAYEEVSTSTPYSENDISNSIKNGILYLEDPINHEWYPHFFVLTSTKIYYSEETSSNQGNDDEEEHREVSNGMDQHVTEKWFHGKLGAGRDGRQIAERLLSEYCLETGAPDGSFLVRESETFVGDYTLSFWRSGRVQHCRIHSRQEAGSPKFYLTDNLVFDTLFALINHYQQVALRCNEFEMKLTEPVPQTNAHEGKEWYHANLSRSHAENMLMRVPRDGAFLVRKRAEPNSFAISFRAEGKIKHCRVQQEGQTVVLGTSEFDSLVDLISYYEKHPLYRKMKLRYPINEDTLEKIGTAEPDYGSLYEGRNPGFYVEANQMPTFKCTVRAMYEYKAQRDDELSFTKNAIISNVDKQEGGWWKGDCGGKKQLWFPANYVEETSPSAAEPDRTQEMTENSPLGDLLRGSVDVSSCQIVVRPEGKGSRPHVFSLVPNNSMRTGPVLDVAASSPEELKEWVVKIREVTMTSEAKLEEGKMMERRKKIALELSDLVIYCRPVPFDEDKIGTERACFRDMSSFPETKAEKYVNKIKGKKFLQYNRLQLSRIYPRGQRLDSSNYDPLPMWFCGSQLVALNFQTADKPMQMNQALFMLNGRSGYVLQPPIMRDENFDPFDRHTLRGLEQIILEIEVLGARHLPKHGRGIVCPLIEIEVCGAEYDSAKQKTDSEADNGLNPTWPRKPFQFTVCNSAFAFMRFVVYEIDMFNDQNFLAQATFPIHSLKTGYRSVPLKNSYNEDLELASLLVHMDIITGRDENGEVLSPFLAVGATSVSASAQAGRERLGNLSSVSSTSSNMSPLPQSPAQAMAYRGREGSFESRYQSPLDDFRVSQEALLDHMDPQNKKMLRSTRVGGENRV